The Tolypothrix sp. PCC 7712 region TAGCCCTGGATGACGCTAGGTATCGCTTTGATTCTGTTAGTTTTGCAGGTAAAGAAGGTTGGATTGCTGGCGAGCCTGGTTTGCTACTGCATACTACAGATGAAGGCCGTTCTTGGTCACGCATTCCCCTGAGTGAAAAATTACCTGGTAATCCCATTAGTATCAGTGCATTAGGGGCAGATACTGCTGAGATGGCTACGGATGTAGGCGCAATTTATCAAACCAAAGACGGTGGTAAAAACTGGAAAGCGCAAGTAGAAGCAGCTGTTGGTGTGGTACGTAACTTAGAACGTTCTACTGATGGTAAATATGTTGCGGTTTCTGCTAAAGGTAGCTTCTACTCCACTTGGGAACCAGGGCAAAATGCATGGGTACCCCATAACCGCAATAGTTCTCGCCGCGTAGAGAACATGGGCTTTGCTGACAATGGGCAAATGTGGATGCTGGCGCGGGGTGGACAAGTGCAATTTAGCGACCCCACCAAACCAGAGGAGTGGCAAGAAGCACAAAATCCCGAATTATCTACTAGTTGGGGTTTACTGGATTTAGCCTATCGCACACCGGATGACATTTGGGTAGGTGGCGGTAGTGGTAATTTACTGCACAGCCCTGATGGTGGTAAAACTTGGGAAAAAGACCGGGATGTAGAAACAGTAGCTGCTAACTTTTACAAAATTGTGTTTTTCCAACCCAACCAAGGATTTATTATTGGCGATCGCGGCGTTTTACTGAAATATAACCCCAACGTGGCCACAGCGTCCCCAGCAGAGCCAGCTTAAGGTCACACTAGCCTCTGTAATTATCCAGATTTCTGAGAAGGACGTTGCAAGTTGTAACTCTTTCTAAACTTTGTAGGATAATAAACTCAATAACTGTCTTTGTGAAGGTAGGAAATCAATGTCAGGTACCACTGGAGAACGTCCGTTTTCGGACATTATTACCAGCATTCGTTATTGGGTAATTCACAGCATCACCATCCCAGCATTATTTATTGCTGGTTGGTTATTTGTCAGCACCGGACTGGCATATGATGTTTTTGGCACACCCCGCCCTAACGAGTACTTCACACAAGTACGCCAAGAAGTACCCATTGTGAACAACCGTTTTGAAGCTAAAAAGCAAGTAGAAACTTATATCGGAAAGTAGTTTGAGATTATGACTAGCGGCAACAACATCAATCAACCAGTTACCTATCCCATCTTTACAGTTAGATGGTTGGCGGTTCACACCCTAGGTGTACCTACTGTCTTCTTCTTGGGCGCGATCGCCGCAATGCAGTTTATTCAACGCTAGGAGCAACTCATGGAAAGAACGCCCAATCCCAATAATCAGCCGGTTGAATTAAACCGGACTTCACTGTACCTGGGACTACTACTGATTTTTGTTCTGGGTATCCTGTTTTCCAGTTACTTCTTTAACTAACTGGCAAAATCTTTGTTAATCATTTGTTTATTCAACTTGTGTTGATTTGTTGTTAAGGGAGGAGAAAAGCTGTGTCAGGAAGTGGGAGAATTCCCCTGTGGGTCGTCGCTACGATCGCAGGATTAGGTGTAATTACAGTTGTCGGCATTTTCTTTTACGGAGCCTATGCCGGAATCGGTTCTTCACTTTAAGAGTAGCTGGAGCCGAATATCATAATAATGTAGATTCTCTAGCAGTTGTTTAGAAATCAACATCATAAAAAAACCGCCCGTCTCATAGAGATAGGCGGTATTAATTATTTGTGATTTGTCATTTGTCCTTGGTCAATAGTTTACCAGTATCGGAGTACTATTGACTAATTGCTGTAGCACAAATTAAGCAATATCTTCGCGTTCAATATAGATAAACAAAAACGCAAATACTGCGATGGGTACACCCCAACCAATAATGGGAACGAACAGAGCAGGCAAGTAAGAAGTACTAGCCAAGATTGAAGGAAAAAGTTCAGTTGTCATAGCTAATTATTCCTGTTGAATTACACTTCAATTCAAGATGAGCTTACTGCAAATTCTGTCCCATTTTTGAAAATCTAAAGATTTTTAACACAGCCTGATTTAGCGAGAATGTCTAAATACCTAAGAGTTCATCTAGCTGCAAATTCGGCAAATCAGGAGGAATTACAGAGCGTGTTAGGGAAATTTTGTCACTTTCTTGTTGAGTTTCTAAATTAAGTGCGATCGCTTCTACTCGCATTTCTAAGCAGCCAAAAGGTACATGTAATTGTGTCTTCACTTCCAATACTCCCAAAGCGTTTGGTAGTAAGTCTTTGAGAATATAGGGGCCGTCTATTAGCCAACGTGTTTGGCAATCCTTAATCCATAACTTCACCACAACTTCTGGTGGTACCTCAGGTAGTTCTATGCGTACCCGTACAGATGTACCAGCAATTAATTCTCCCTCTGGTAAATACAGTTGCGGAATTGGTAAAGGCTCAACAACTGCTACAGCCATCAATGGTAATGGTGATGGTGGTGCTATTAATGGTACTTCCTCTTGTTCTTCTTCTTCAGGAACGCTCGGAACTATCTCTTCTTCCGGCTCAATGTAAGTATCATCTACAATAATTTCTTCTGTAACCCGAACTAGGGGTATCTTCGGATAACGTGGTGGCGGGGGAGGTGGCTCTGGTACTGGTAGCGTTAACTCTACTTCTGATACATTTTCTGCTGTCTCTAGCTCCTGTTGAACAAGCTCCAACTCATCTGCAAATATTCCCATGTCAGCATCTAAGTTGAATGACAAGTTGAGTTCAATATCAGTGCTTTCAGGGTTAAAAGCATCACTAATTTGCTCATCGGGTGTTGTCTGGTGTGCGACAACATCCATTTCATCATCTTGATCTAGCAGATGGATCGGTTCGGGTAAAGAGAAGCCTTGGCTTTGCAACCACTGTGTAATCAGTGGAGATGAGTATGGATTTCCCTCTATAACTAATTTGGGACGAGTTGGTGTATCTGTTTCCACAACTGCATCATCAATTAATTCCGCATCAGGTGGTGTAGTTGGTTGTACAGCATCATTAATTAATTCAATTAATTCATGAGGTGGTAGGGTAGCAGGTTGTACAACAGCATCATCAAAACCTGGGCGAGTTGGTGTAGCTACTTCTGCAACCGTATCATTAATTAATTCAGGAGGATGAGGTGTAGCAGGTTTTGCCACTGTCTCATCAAACTCCGGTCGAGTTGGCGTAGATACACCAGCAATATAGGCATCAATTAATTTAGAGCGACGTGGTACAGTTTCTTCGACAACAGGTTGATTTTGAGATTGTGGATAGCTACGTAATAATTCAGCGTTCAATTCCAGATCAGGTAAATTGACATCTAGCGCTGTTGATGTTTTTGGAGACTGAGAATCTGATGGAACTGCGTCCTCACCACCGGGTAAAGCTGGTAACGGTTTCAAGAATGGAAATGTACCGCTCATTATGGGTAATCGCCGATTTGTAATTACCAGCTCATCCATGTTGATCGCGGCTAACGTATCAACCTTGTCGAGACTTTCTTCTTGTTTCGGCGGCTCTGCTGTCAGAGATTCTGCCACCTTAGCAGGTATAGGAGGTAACGGTGGCATATTCGGCAATTGAATCCCACTATGAGACTCTACAGATTTTTTTGGCGATCGCGTTTTAATTTCTGGGGGAAGAAATTTCGGCACCAACCCACCAAGAGTTAAAGAATCATCTGATTGGATCGTTTTGACTAAATTCAACAGTGACAAATCAATACCAGGTGATGACTCAGCGGTTGCAGGTGCAGGTATTTCTTCGACAATCTCTGGTTTTTTGGCTGTGAGTTCGGCTTTGATGACCAGTAATTCGCTTACATCTGCTGTAATTGTGAAAGACTGGCTAGCTAAGGGAACTACTTCCCCACCCTCATTAACTGCACCATATAAATTGACATCCGCCAAAATTAACTTAGATTCACAATCAGCAGGAATATCAATTGTCGCTGGGATATGAAAAGGTACCACTTTGTTAGGTAAAGCTTGCCGTACCTGATGTAAGGTTTCTAAACCGAGAGGTGAGCGTAAATCAATTTTTAATTCTAAAGAATAGAGAGTTTGTTTCTCAGGAATCTCAACTTCTTCATTTTCTAGTTTTAGTTCTAATTGCCCATTAATTGCGAGACTTCCCCCCCAACGAGCAACATAGGTTTCCTGATCGAGCTTCAGCAACAGAGGTGGTAACCCTGGCGTTGCTGGCGGATCTGTCAACATTTCCTCATCGAAAAGCGGCTCAGAGGTAGGTAAGGCTAATTCTATTAAGTTTTGTAAAATCTGCTCTGCCGTTACTCCCTTCACCCAAACTGGGCTGACAGGCTGATCGATAATGGCATCTTCTAAATATTCAATTGAAACTTCGCTTCTGGCAGGGCTAATTTCTATTGTAGTTATTGTGGCTGGGGCAGTATTAACAGTTTTTGGCGCTGTAATGCTAGTTGCTGTCTCTTCAGGAACAGCAGGTGCAACATCATTAACAAGAATATGAAGAGACTCTGGGGGTGAATCTAATACTTGAGTTTCCTCAGCTGCTTGCTGAGATAAAACCCGCACATAGAGGTTGTATTGCCAAGATTGACCGCCGAGAATATCCGACATCAAGTCGCCAGAGCATTGCAGTTCCCAAATTCCCGCTTTGAAGTAGGTATAGGGAATTACCGCCATTAAACCTTCTGCATTAGTGCGACGCGATCGCTTCTGAATTCGCCGCTTGGGCGGGACTTCTTGCGTCGATGAGTGAATTACCCGTACTTCCACATCCGTATGAGGACGGTTAGAACGAGCCAAAACTCTATACCGACCTTCGATAATTTCTACCTTTGGCGATTCCAGGGTATGCCAAGCGCGATCGCCCTGTCTCTGTATCAGAAATTGCCAGTGTTCCATTGTGAGTGATGCCCAGACCGCAGACCAGCTGAGTAATATTTTGCATTACTTGCTTGCAAGTTTACCTCAGCAATTTACAATTGCATAATCTTAGGCCATGTTTTGATAAAGATACTGTTAAAAGGTAACTCTTCACAGTGAAATCATCATCAGTAAAATTTACATTACGGCCAGCAATTAATTGAGACTGTTTTTCCAGTATGACCCTTTATAATCCTCTCTCGGCATATTTAGAGCTAAAACTAATCCTGGAAACACTAAAGTATCAGACTCTTCAAGTTGTCCGTAGTCTCCTAGATTGGAGATAATAATTCCAGAGCAGTAATTCTCCATTATCTATGACTCAGTCCATAACTAAGCTAGTAACCTTTGAGGAATTTGTCGATTGGCTACCTGAAAACTCAGGGGTACGCTACGAATTACACAATGGAAATATTGTAGAAATGGCACAACCAGTAGGAGAACATGAAGAAGTAAAGGGTTTTATAGCTAGAAAAGTAACAGTTGAGTTTGATCGCTTAGACCTCCCCTATGTTATCCCCAACCAAGCTATAGTCAGACCACCTGAAAAAGATTCTGGTTATTTTCCAGACGTTTTGGTGCTAAACAGTGCCAATCTAGCCAATGAACCTTTGTGGAAAAAAGAATCTACCGTGAGTTTAGGTGCATCGATACCGTTGGTAATCGAGGTTGTATCAAGCAATTGGCGGGACGATTACTACTTAAAATATGCCGATTATGAGGAGATGGGAATTCCCGAATACTGGATTATAGATTATGCAGCTTTAGGTGGACGTAATTTTATTGGTAACCCCAAAAGACCAACAATCTCTGTCTGTAACTTGGTTGATGGAGAATATCAAATCAGTAAGTTTCAAGATAGCGAGCGTATTATCTGTCAAACATTTCCAGAGTTAAATCTGACTCCAAACCAAATTTTTCCAGCAAGTTTGCTGTAGTTTTTTTATTCGTCATTAATTTTGAAGCTATACTTTGCTAACTATAGTTTTTTATAGCAATTTTCTGCTTTATCTATGGGATAGTTATTTTCAAAAAAAACTAATTTAAAAATAAAGACTAGAGACTGGGAACTAGGCAGGAAATAATCTTGCCTAGTCCCTAATCTCTAGTCCATATTTTCTTTTTCATGTGTCCTAATGTACACAGTTACTGAGGACGACTTCTTAGTTGAAATCATCAAACATTATAAAGACTTCGATAGTAAGCCAAAATTTGCTGAACACGGTGCCGGCTTGAAGACTTAGGGTTGGAAACCCAAGAAATCCATAAACCTTCAATTTGACTTTGATAATAATCAAACTGTAGAGACGACTGAGGTATCAAACCTACTTCTACCCCTTCAACTTGACGCAAATGAGCCGCTATTTCTCGATAGACAGCTAAAGGCAAACCAGCAAATTCAATTTTTTCCTTCGTCTCCATTGTAATGAAGCTCCGACAGCAACAAGATTGTTAAGATGGCGTTGTCTGCGAACCAGGATTTCCACCAGGATTCGTAGTTGGTGTTGCTGAGTTGGTAGGTGCATCTCCCACCATTCTGGCAACTTCAATTCCATATTGTTCCACAATCACAATAGGATTGGAGCCTTCATTCATTTCAATACGCTTAATTAAAATCCCATTGGCTAGTCGCTGTCCAGCTTGCACATAGCGACTTGTTGGCTCATTTGGGACTTTAATAATCGCCTGTAGTTGTTTACCAATTAAAACTACACCAGTTACAAAAACTGACTTTGCTAAATCAGGTTCTGGTGGTTTAGGTAATACAGATACGAGATTTGGGCTAGGAAGTACTGGCGGCAGAACTTTTGGCAAAACAGGAATTAGCTTAGGAATGGCAGCAGTTTTTTGGATTTGTATTTTTCGTGGTTTGCTAGTAATTGCTTTAACTGCACTCCTAGGTGTTGTTGTTACTGCTACTGTTACTGCTGGCGGTTTAGGAATAGGCAGAGGCGGTAAATTAGGAACAGGTCTTCCTTGTCCGCTAGGAAGTATGCTATTACCTCCTTGTGCAATAATTTCCGCAAACGGGTCTGTTCGTCCTTTTGATACCAACACTAACCGCTCTGTAGCATTAGTAGGTTGAATCAAAGTAGAAGCAGGACTATAAGTTGCGGCGGCAACTTTTGAGACCTGTTTTCCAGGGACGAGAGGATTATTAAAAGTTTGCGTAGCTGGTGGCGATTTGAGTGCTGGTTTGGCAACCGGGCTAGGATTAGTAGCTTGTGGTGTTTCTTCTGTGGTACATCCAGCGATCGCCAACGCTAAAATGGCTGCACCTGCGATTGTGAAATTTTTTCTATCCATTAGCCGTTCTCAAAAGCTATAGGAAAATTTGTTTAGGAAAATTAACCAGCCTTAAATTTGTATTAAAGACTAAGTCTGTTCCCGTTATAACCTAATTTTTTACAATTGCCTGGTTATTTTTATACTGTCAGTACAGCATAAATGCGGAGTGAATATTTGCTAGTTACTCGTCTACCACACCCATAAGCTTTTTCAACAAGTCCAGCCCTTTCTTGACTCTCCGGGAAACCGTGACTACACTAATCCCTAAATGTTCTGCCACTTGTTTTTGTGTCAAATCATGTAAAAATACACATTCCAAAACATCACGGGTGCGCTGTTCCAACTGAACCAACGCTTGTTGTAGACGAATTTGATCTTCTTGCGCTAATTGAAAACTGCGATAGTGAGGATCTGGAACTAATTCTCCTAGGCTTGTAGAACCTTCTTCTCCATCTTGTATTGGTACATCCAAGCTCAAAGGCGCACGATTAATCCATGCTAATTTAATTTCCTGCCATTCATTAGGGGAAATTTCTAGTGCAGCTGCTAGTTCAGAGTCAGTAGGTTGGCGATTATATTGTGCGCGCAAAGAACGCGAAACTCCTATCGCTTGCTGTTGCAGTGCTAAGTAGCGTCGGGGAATGCGTACAGTTACACCTTTATCTCGGAGGTAATGTTGAATTTCACCGCGAATATAAGGAACAGTAAAGGAACTAAAAGCATGTCCTTTAGAAATTTCAAATTTCTCAATTGCTTTAATTAAACCTAAACAGCCGACTTGGAGTAAGTCTTCATAGTTTTCATGGCATTGATTCATCCAATAGTGAGCTTCCCTTCTCACTAGTCCAAAATTGAGTTTAACTAGCTGATTGCGAACGGTTTCTGAGCGCGATTGCTGATATTCTCGCAACAATTGCCAGGTTTCATGCTTCAGTTCAGTGGTGACAGTGGTAGGCATAGCACCGAGTTTATTGAGCAAAGCAAATAAAGCGTTAAGTAATTGCTTGTAAATTTAGATGCGATTGAGCGATATGAAAGTAAATATCAAACTAAATTACCCAGTAGATTTATGACACATAACAAATTTGTTATGAGAGAATCTCGGATGGGTAAACAATCGAGCTAAGTGCAAACAAGCATATTTGGTATTTTGTCTGTTATCTAGCTTTGGTATTACCTAGAGCCAAAAAACTATATAGACACAAAATATAAAACTTTCTATTGTTTTTCAAACCGAGATTGTACCTAACTTTGGTTATTAAGTATCAGGTTAGATGGTAGACAAAAACTTTGATTATCTGATGATGAACTTGGATTTTTTAACCTTGATTGGCTCAGTAAAAATACGACATTAGCTACCAAAATCATCATTATTTCAAGTTTGCTAAATATATAGGCAAAAATATACGTACTTGTTATTAACGATTAATTAGTTAACATCGATTAGAGTTTTTATCAAAAATGAGATTTTGGATTGGTTCGGTTGATTATAAAAATTTAAAAATGCACTTTGAAGATTTTAAATTTCGTATTCAAATTTGAAATGAAAAGTTCCAAATATAAAAATTTTATAAATTATGATAAATTTTTGAATAAATTAAGCCTAATTGTAATTGAAGTTTAAATTTAAAAATCGCAAATAGCGCTGTATTGAACAGAGACAATAAGCAATACTACTCGGTTAAGCGTTTTGAAATCAAAATTGGTTGTGGGGAAAAGGTCAAAGGTTAAAGCTTCAAAGTTTTTTCTTTCCCTTTTCCCATTCCCCTTTTCCCCCTTAACCGACAAGTATTGAGACAATAAGTGCCCAAAAAGTAACTTCTCTATATAATTTCATCAATCAGCCAAATCGCAAAAGCCTTCTTGCGCTATCTTTGCCTACGCCAGTAAATAAAAAATATAGAGATTAGCCGATTTGCAAAAAAAACACATACCCCCTTAAATCAAAGGAGTATGTGAATTAAATTTTGCATTCAAGCCTAATGCATACAGAATTGTTGTGACTATCTGAGTGCCCGTAATTTGCGGTACTCAAGCTAACTTAGCCTCTGTTGGGTTCAACTCGAGCATAGAAAAGACCACGAATCTTCACTTCTTTAGGTTCACCAGCGCCTAAATCAGTATCAGATGGCTGTTCACTATCGAAAGTACCTGCAATTTCACCAGTAGAGTTATCAACTTTAGCTACTTGCAAAGAGATTTTGCCGCTCAGACTTTCAGCACGCTTAACGTTAGTGCGAGTCAGTTCATCATCATCCGCTTGGGCAGGCAGAGCTACAGCGTTATCATAACCACTAACAACACCCCGTCCTTTGGGATCTAAGAAAGCAGCACCACGATATGAAGGTACTTTGAATGTGCCTTCAAAATCTGTAGAAGTATTCAAGCTGATTGAACCAGGTTGTGTTTGAGCAACTAAGTTCTTGATAGTAAACAGGAAAGGTACTCGCTCACCACCAGGGAGTTGCACAGTGATAGCTTGAAAGTCCAAACCATCTTTTTCTGCAAATGTCAAGCTGCTGTCTGAATTGATTGTCAGATCGCCTTGCACCTGGTCAATAGTCGATGTATACCTAGTTAGCAGCTTACCAGCAACAAATTCTGCTTCTTGGCGTTTATTAGCTGGTTCTTCTTTGACAAAGAAATTAGTTGGTTCTAAGCAAAGTTCTTTAATGGTGTAGGACTGGCTAGAATCCAAGGGAATGGAACCACGGCTTGTTTCTGCCAATTGAGGGCACTTGTTAGCCAAACCAGTGCCGCGAATTTGTTCGTATGTAAGTATGTCTCTACTACTAGCAGAGGAACCATCACTACAAGCAGTTATTAACCCTAGGCACAAAGCCAAGAATGCAACAATTAAAGCGCGATACCTCATGATCAACCTCAATTTCAAAAATTAATATCTAACGTTGTAAAACTGCACTTAAGTTTCGATCTCTGGTGAGAAATCGCCCTAATATTAGGGGCATTGACGGCAGTTTACTCTTATGCCCTTCCGTTTCCGGTTCGGCACAGTTCCTTCCCTACGAGTAGGGTTAGGTAATTACCGCTCAAACTTATGTTTGCTAAACGTATTTAAACGTGTCGCTCTTTTGACTCTGGGATAGAAACCCCAGGCTAGCTAGTACACTGCATCCATTACGGATGTGTGGCCCAAAACGGGCAAAAACCAGCAGTTTTACTATTGTCGGCATTTGGTAGAGTTTGGGCGCATCAATGATTGTGCCCTGACACAGAGCGGCATCAGCGCTTGCCTCTGAGGACACGAAGAGCAAGATTCTCTTCGTACTTTCCTCTAGCGTATGGCAAAAGTGGCATCGCTTTAATCGTTCTGTATTATGTATGTGTCGCCACTACATACAGCCCATTGTTTAAATAGGGAAATCAGCCAGATCATACGATTTTTTGAAACTCAAAATCAAAGCACTCTCGTATTAACCCAGAATATCAGGAGCAGATTTAGCTCACGTGTAGGCTGTAGCAACGGTCATTGCGTTGTTCTAGAAGCGATGCCTGATCTTGCTAGATGTTCAATGAGGAGACACAAGATCTGGCTGTAGCTGCTCTCCTAGGTGGTAAGATTTAATGTCAGACTGGGTAACGAAAGAGTAGTGGCAGGAAACATAGTTATTGACTTAGTGAAATCGGATAATTTATGTTTTCCGATGTTTCCCATTGGGGATTTTACTCACCCCTCACAACTCAGCACTTTTCCATCAGTTAAGGCTGGATAACCAAAAAGCAGCAATCCTCAACAACCTTCTCAAAGCCAATTGAGAAGATCTAACAATGCTAGCCAATAGAAAGCCAAAAATGTTGGGTAAATTTGAGTAGGCCTTAATTTATACGGAAAAGCTGGCATGAGCAACGACAGAAGCTTAGAAGCAGAGAATTTGTCTTCTAAACTACAAATAATTTCCAATACGGTGTATGAGGCAGCAAAAAGTTGCGAAGGAGATGCGATCGCGCTTTTAGCTTTACTACGGCAGTTAGAACAATTACACCGCGAGATTCGGGATGGAGCTTTTCAAGCAACTTTACCTGAAAACCGTCAGCAACTCTACTCATTGCTCAAAGATATTGAATCTGAGGGAGGCTGGCCTTACATTGAGCGTATGAGAATACAAGCCTTTTTAGCAAACTTGGTAAAAGATGCTCATGAGGAGAATAGCGACGGTGTAATCAACAGCGATCGCTCCTGTGGTTGGTAAATTTTGGTTATTTGCTGTTGGTAAAGCCATCGCAAAGCCAGCGATCGCGTGGATCAACATTATGGTTGTGCTGGAGGTAATCATCAACCCAGCTGCAACCACGAACCAGCAGGTCATTAAGATTTAAATTCCACAACATGATCGTGTTGTCATCACTAGCAGAAGCCAATGTTTGACCAT contains the following coding sequences:
- a CDS encoding photosynthesis system II assembly factor Ycf48; this translates as MHAILKSWQRIFAVLIVVLMCIGCSKVPSTSYNPWAVISVPTEAKLFDIAFTENPQHGYIVGSNATILETNDGGDSWKPLNLALDDARYRFDSVSFAGKEGWIAGEPGLLLHTTDEGRSWSRIPLSEKLPGNPISISALGADTAEMATDVGAIYQTKDGGKNWKAQVEAAVGVVRNLERSTDGKYVAVSAKGSFYSTWEPGQNAWVPHNRNSSRRVENMGFADNGQMWMLARGGQVQFSDPTKPEEWQEAQNPELSTSWGLLDLAYRTPDDIWVGGGSGNLLHSPDGGKTWEKDRDVETVAANFYKIVFFQPNQGFIIGDRGVLLKYNPNVATASPAEPA
- the psbE gene encoding cytochrome b559 subunit alpha; translation: MSGTTGERPFSDIITSIRYWVIHSITIPALFIAGWLFVSTGLAYDVFGTPRPNEYFTQVRQEVPIVNNRFEAKKQVETYIGK
- the psbF gene encoding cytochrome b559 subunit beta, with protein sequence MTSGNNINQPVTYPIFTVRWLAVHTLGVPTVFFLGAIAAMQFIQR
- a CDS encoding photosystem II reaction center protein L; its protein translation is MERTPNPNNQPVELNRTSLYLGLLLIFVLGILFSSYFFN
- a CDS encoding photosystem II reaction center protein J, whose product is MSGSGRIPLWVVATIAGLGVITVVGIFFYGAYAGIGSSL
- a CDS encoding photosystem I reaction center subunit VIII — its product is MTTELFPSILASTSYLPALFVPIIGWGVPIAVFAFLFIYIEREDIA
- a CDS encoding Uma2 family endonuclease; protein product: MTQSITKLVTFEEFVDWLPENSGVRYELHNGNIVEMAQPVGEHEEVKGFIARKVTVEFDRLDLPYVIPNQAIVRPPEKDSGYFPDVLVLNSANLANEPLWKKESTVSLGASIPLVIEVVSSNWRDDYYLKYADYEEMGIPEYWIIDYAALGGRNFIGNPKRPTISVCNLVDGEYQISKFQDSERIICQTFPELNLTPNQIFPASLL
- a CDS encoding RNA polymerase sigma factor SigF, with protein sequence MPTTVTTELKHETWQLLREYQQSRSETVRNQLVKLNFGLVRREAHYWMNQCHENYEDLLQVGCLGLIKAIEKFEISKGHAFSSFTVPYIRGEIQHYLRDKGVTVRIPRRYLALQQQAIGVSRSLRAQYNRQPTDSELAAALEISPNEWQEIKLAWINRAPLSLDVPIQDGEEGSTSLGELVPDPHYRSFQLAQEDQIRLQQALVQLEQRTRDVLECVFLHDLTQKQVAEHLGISVVTVSRRVKKGLDLLKKLMGVVDE
- a CDS encoding photosystem II manganese-stabilizing polypeptide, with the translated sequence MRYRALIVAFLALCLGLITACSDGSSASSRDILTYEQIRGTGLANKCPQLAETSRGSIPLDSSQSYTIKELCLEPTNFFVKEEPANKRQEAEFVAGKLLTRYTSTIDQVQGDLTINSDSSLTFAEKDGLDFQAITVQLPGGERVPFLFTIKNLVAQTQPGSISLNTSTDFEGTFKVPSYRGAAFLDPKGRGVVSGYDNAVALPAQADDDELTRTNVKRAESLSGKISLQVAKVDNSTGEIAGTFDSEQPSDTDLGAGEPKEVKIRGLFYARVEPNRG